CATATGGACCGCCTTTTAAGTTTACTATAGTGGCTCAATCTGATAGAGGTTCATGGAATATCAGAATGGTGAATGGTGAGTATAGTTACATGTAAGAATTGCCATCCCATACTGTTCAATCGACCCACTTTAATATTATGTGTTTCATCTTTCAATTCACTCTAGTCCCAAACTTGGCACCAATCATCTTTTTGTTCAGAGAGTTTAGTACATTTCTTTCACATAAATGAATGGAGGCATCCCACTGAAGCGCATAAGAATCTGTGGATCTGGACAGTGTGGCAGATATATTAAAAACTCTCTGAACAGGagtgtttccttttcctctcactcttaattcctttctttctttagtcACTCTTTCTAGTTGCTGAACTACAAGTCCACAAAAGATTCCAAAGCTGAGTTATTTTTGGTCAGTCTCTACCCTACAGATTTCTATCCAGTAAAATTGTAGAGTCTAAGGACTTAGGGGTAAAGGCTCAAATGAATTGCTCAACATGTATATTTGCCCGTTTTCATACAATATAACTTTCATCTAGCATGCCAAATCATTTAACTTAACTCTCCTCACATTATGCAATGTTCTCATCAGACCTGGTTCAAGATTCTTTGCTGCCTGAAGCTAATAACAAGATGGCACCCCTTCCTGCAGAAAACCAAGCCAGATTTGAGGTGACTCAGACTGCATGGACAATTTAGCTGATCAGATTGAGATATTTGGCACATCATCTCCATTTCCCCAGTTGGTTCAGTTTTAGGCTGTaacatcagaggaggcttcaggaCAGTGATACACTGTGGACCTACCAACTCACTGCTCAACCCAATCCCATCATAGCTACTGAAATCTGCCAACAGGTCACTGTGGACTGGGCCGTAAATATCGTAAATGCTTCACTGAGGCAGGAGTGCTTCCATCTCTCTGTGAAGGAAACCATAATATGGCCCATTATAAAAAGGGTGAATTTAGCAACAGGCCCATTGCTAAAATCCCCTTTATGACAAAATTGATCAAGTAGGTGGTGGCAGAACAGCTCCAGATGTACCTAGAGTAGGAGGACTGTCTTGACCCATTACAGCCTTggttcaggccatgccatggaaCCAAGACAGCCTTGGTTGCACTGCATGATGATTTCTCAAGGGAGGCTAATGGGGTAGGCATGAGCCTGTTGGTGTTCCTTGGTCTCTCAGCAGCTTTAAGTACCATCAACCATGATATCTCCCTAGACAGACTGTTGTGGTAGGCTTCAGAGGTCTGGCATTAAGCTGGGTCTGATCCTTCCTCAAGGGTTGAGTCCAGAAAGTACAACTTGGGGAGGAATTGTATATACAGTTATAATGTATATACTTATATACAGTTCCATagcactcaaagcactctctgggtagttcacaatttaattatgcatacTATACATTGTCCCCCTCAGCAAggtggatactcaatttactgacctcagaaggatggcagactgagtgaacctcaagccagctacctgggattgaacctaggtcatgagcaaagttttggctgcagtactgcaatttaaccattgtgccatgaggGTAGTCATGTAGTACAGTAGTCAGTCTTTAAGATCACCAGTATATGCACTAACAtctttagacacacacacacacacacacacacacacacacacacacacacacacacacacacacacacacacacacacacacacacacacacacacacacacaccacacacacacacatatccagtTAGAGGTGCAGCTGATCAGATTCAATTGGTTGAAGGATAAGCTGGTCATGGCTGCAACCTTTGAAAGGGCCAGTTCCAGGAATATGCCCTGATTATGCACCCGCTCCCCAAGAGGGAGAGCTACATTATCCAATTTAGAAACATAGTCTCCTAATCTGtctggagacacacacaccccaaaaggaGGATCTTCCTCTTATCTGGGTTCAGTTTCAACCTATTAGCTTTAGTCCATTCCAGAACTGAGGGCAGGCAGCGCTCAACTAGCTGGACAGCATCTACTACAGAAGATGTAAAGGAGAGGTAGTGTTGTGTGTCGTAATCTCACTGATGGCAATGCATTCCAAATCTttggatgacctctcccagcagcctaacatagatgttaaaaagcattgggaGATTGACAGCCCCCAAAGTTCCCCATACTTCATAAGTCATAATGTTTAGATCTCTGTGAAGAAAGAATACCACAGCTCCATGCTTTTCCTATTTTCTCTCTGAGCTTGCAGTTTGTAGACCTGTTGCAGTTCTTCTAAGAGACTTGGTTTATAGACATCGTTAGATTTAAGTGTCTGAATATACATATCAATATCTTTCATTACTGTACACTgtccattttcaaaatgtatagaAAAACCATCCAAAACTGATGCACTTAATATGTTGCTTTGTCATTCAGGAACAAACAATACATCACTTCAGTATTCTCCTTTATTTCATCAGGCAGTTCACCATGTAAAATATCCATCTCTTTTCTTTCAATTTTCATGGAATCACCCTAGCAACTTGAATATTTCCACTGGATCTTTCTTATAAAGAAATATTTCTGATGTGTACAATGACTGGTACATCTGGAGTCAATGATCCCATTATTTGATTTCTGTTCAAAATGATGAGCCATGCATGCCTTCTGTTTAAAACCTTTTTGAGCCTTAGCAGAGATGTAGAACTCTCAAAGGCTgggaggaatgattggttagtgctggatagacaatcatTCCAACCCGGAAATGTTCCTCCCAGTCatacaaaccacagacagcatgtgagctTGCAAATAAATGCCAGTAATAAGATGCTAACCTTATTTAACATCACAAACTTTAGAGCTGATACAACTGGGGTGGAGCACCTGGCTGCATAGCTGGATCTGAGAGTTTGAATCTCACAGTGTCCCATGGTGAAAGAGCATGTATGGTTGATAGGGTTATGTATCCTGCCACCTTTGTGACCCTGGCAAGTTACACACTCCTAGAGCAACACCAGAAGGAAGAATGGGTAAATCATTTCTAAGTATCTTAAATCTAGGAAACCCtagaagagtcaccataaatttgaatcaacttgatggcatgtaatacaTATGAACTTTCAAGAGGATTGAAAtggaaattcatttttaaaaatttctgtttctttcttttcccccaacaGATACCTCTGCAGCACTGTTCTCCAACAATATAGATTTTGTCATTCATGAGGTCCAAGTTAAAGTGTTTGACAACAGTGGCATGAGCTGTGAAAGGCCACTGGTAGTTCCTTTGCAAGCTTGTCATTGTGATCGCAATGGAATGTGTGTCAATCCTGCTACTAAAAGAGTCAGAATTACTATAGTCGGAGGTGGAgctgtaggaggaggaggagctggaggTGGTGGGGCTGGAGGTGGTGGGGCTGGAGGTGGTGCTGCTGgaggtggtggtgctggaggtggtggtgctggaggaggtggggctggaggTGGTGGCGCTGGAGGTGGTGGCGCTGGAGGTGGTGGCGCTGGAGGTGGAGGTTTGGGtacaggtggaggaggaggatttgGTGGAGGAGGACTTGGTGGAGGAGGGCTTGGTGGAGGAGGACTTGGTGGAGGAGGACTTGGTACAGGAGGAGGTGGCACAGGAGAATATGGAGATGGTGAAGGAGGAGGTATAGGAATAGGAGGTGGAGGGACAGGTGGTGGttggggaggtggtggtgaaattGATGATGGTCGTGGTACTAGCTATCTTCCTGCACCAAGAGAGCGTGGATCAACTGCACTTAGCGGTGCTGCCATTTTTCTGATATTTCTCGGAGGATTAATATTTGTGCGTAAGTATACAAAGCTTTTGCTTTAAATCAGcttgcttttcaaaaataaaaagctaTCTGCTCTCCTTTGTTCAAACATTTGCTAAAACATTGCTGCTTTTGTAGAAGTTGCCTTACATATCCATTATGTAAGTCTGGAGATGAGGGAGTAGAGAAGATAGGAGTTTAAAGACTAGGAGCCCCATTAATTATTTGTTCATGTGTGTTTGCCTGCACTCAACTACAATCCAATGGTTGGGTGGGACTGAAGGCAACTACTTTAACAGTGATAAATATGCATGTACCCTGGAGCTCAATACTAGTAGGATCTCCCACTCACTTACCCTGGAATAACATAATGCCATTTAATTGGAGCTGGGAAATGTTACTGATTGACATttcactggccatgttggcttaAAGGATATTGGTTTCTATAAACTAAAAAGTAAATATTCTGTGATTTGCGTGTGTTATCCTTTGTCTCAGCCCAGCGTTTCTTCATGCAACCAAACAGAAAGGTATAGATGGAGGTATATAATGAGGTATTCTTTGTAATATAAAAGTGACAAGAAATAAATGGGCATGATTCACTAAACATAAAAGCATTGACAGTATTCTAGTTGATTTTCACAAAGATTCTAAATTTGCTCATCCCTGAAATATAAGATGCTGCATGTTTTCATTCATATTTGGAGACAaaacacttaatttttaaaagagtgtttatttgtttatttcattgaaaacaacattgttttattcattttatatgtttgttttctCAGTGGTTCCAATCCTAATGTCACAAAGTGACTGTTGTGGCTACTGTAGATCAGGCCCTTCTGGTGGAGTTGGCGCTGGATTTGAGCCTGTGCCTGAATGCACAGAAGGAGCTATTCATTCCTGGGGAATTGAAGGAGCACAGCCTGAAGACCGGGTTGGTTCATGACTTTATTAGATATATTTACTATACGTCCTTCCTCTCTTCCAGTGAGCTCACTCCACTCTCCTCACAAGACTAGTCTCTTTCGGCACAGCATCACAAGCCTATCCTTCTTGTTAAGCTTGTGGTCATTTTTTAAACAGTAAGGATCTGTATTTTTATCTCTGTGGCTCTtatgaaaatgtgtttttttaaaaaaaacattgcttttttttcaggatgtttcAAATATTTGTGCACCTGCAACAACTGCAATTGGAGGTGACTATGGTGATTCTTCAGGTACGTAAAGGCTCCTCAGGTACTTCCCATTAGCATCTCAGgaatgtttggtggggacacaagagagggcctccTTTGTCACTGTTCCCAGGTTGTGAAATGTTCTCCCTTGGGAAGATAAGTTGCCCCTcacccttttatccttctgttgACAGTTAAAGACCTATCTCTGCAGGCAGGGTTTTAATGACTATAATAGTTTCTGGATGCtggtctttctgtttctttttacaaattttaatgctttttaattaatgaatGGATTTTTAATTACTACTgcatgtttacttgcttttaaccTCTAGTTTATTGTGCTCTTAGTGtcacttgttttaacattgtgagccactTTTGATCCCCTGATTTGTAGAAAGGCTGCCTACAaatgatagaaataaataaattaaataaccctAAAATGCCAAAATGCAGAGCAGACCACTGTTAGTAATATGGTAGTTCTAACTTTTGTCCAATAGAACTGCCACtttaaagaaacatttctgaCATTTGTGCAATAACTTGGTACCAATCATATAGGTACTACATCGTAAAatctgtgttctttttaaaaattatatgcgTTCTTCTATCTTTGATCTTTCTAACAATTTAACAGGAGATTTGCAGTGTAGGTACTTTAAATCAGACAGGACAAAACCCTTGATTAAAATCTGTTGATAGAGGTTTTGTAAATGGAACTGAAATGCATAATGCCAATGGCTGATTAAACTAATAAGCAGCTACGTATATGCTACCCATTTTAATCCAACCAACTTGGATTTAAATACAGCCACTCCCCACAGAGATGTGCTGCTTAGCCCAGTTTGAGTATTCTAATTTTGCATGTGGATCAAATCACGTGAAGGATAGCAGAGATGCAAATGACAAGGTggggaaaacagcagaatgaaaagcCCACTAATTCCACTACTGATGCCATCCCCATTGCCTCCCATACACTGTAAATTTCATGCATAGACAAGATCAGATCTCTGAATTTTTGAGGTCCACTACCTGAGTAGAGCAGATTTCCCACTCATCCTCCAAGTTGTGTAGACTTATGGAGATGGTGTGACAGAGACtgtgcccaccaccaccactcttcCTCTCATACTTCTAATGAAGAGGGTTTACAGTACCCAAATAGAAATGTGGTGGATTTCCCTTTGCACCTAATTGTATCTAATATGCACCCAAAAGAGCACAATTATATGGAAACAACATGCCTGTTGGAAAGCTTAGACTGTTGCACTAAGAGCTTGCCCGCTTTAATCAGACCTAAGTTtgctaaaatgcaattaaaaattgGTAAACTGACTAGGATTTTTGTGGCTATGCAGATCATTATTGTTCCATTCAAAGTATCacataatgttattttttttaacgcAGATATCTACCATACTaaatttggaggaggaggaggaggagtggtgaGCAGAGAAGAAACCACGGGACTTGGTGCAGTTAAAGGCTATGGAACAACAGGAACTATAGGTTACGATACAGCTACAGGCTATGGAACAAcaggaagaacaaaggagacataTGGAGGGACAATAAAAGAATACAGAGAAAGTGGAGTGAATATGGCTTTCTTAGACAGTTATTTTTCTGAGGTAACccacatgttttcatttttttaattaaactttTTCTGAATGCATTCTTTTTGTGCAGGAATATTGGTAGATGTATATCTGTGAAGTTTCTCAGTCATCGAggagaggttatctggaagttaagtcatggcaactggacttctttcatattaggttgaaacatttcactactcttCCAGGTAGCTTATTCAATatgaggagagctggtaggagacccctgatatatcaaATGAGgatactcatttgatgaccaagatgtactcattttggatggaaaagataggtggtttgagtgaggtgtcagggaggccatacatgtgcatatagaaaatccctcactcaacagggatggaggccttagatacaatcccatttatcatgctgccctgtCATCCATCCCCCAAAAGACaatgacaatgggtggaaaaggactgcagaagtggaatattcactcacctccagtcctttgtcTATCTAACGAGGTCACATTATAGAGTCTACAATGGTTGTATGTGGTCTGTGGGAGGCACTTTGCCAACCCATGATGTAGAGTCCGTCTTTCtgagggcagggaaatggcaatGGCCAGTTAGCTAGCTAGTGGCTACAACTATGTGTGCTGATTATGGAAAAAAATATGCCACCATTATGGTAGCAAATTTGATGACAGCAGCAGTGAAGAGGACAGATTCCAGAGCTAGGATTCGAGCTAGGGTTAATCTCTCTGCCATCTTATATCACCAATGTAGAATCTAAACTATGATTCATATTAGGTATCTGAAACCTTTGGGAAGTGGAAGGGGATTCTAGATGGGAATCCCATTTCCCTCCAGATCCCTAAAATGCTATGCTTCCATACTATGGAGCTATAGGGTAAGGCCACACTCCTGTGAGACTGTAGAAAAGTGAACAAATGTTACAGCATGCAGTCCAGGACACAGAAGTCATCTTTCTGGAGACTTAGCAGAattttgttcttcttgttttaaaacttaaattgccTTTGCACAAAAGTGTATGGGGCTCTGTATCtgacaaaattcaaaatggtaGGCATTTCTGAAGGCACAAAACTCTGGGGAAAAAGCAACAATGTCCTTTTTGCTCAGAACAAAGATCATTAGCTGCTACATCGACTTTTGCCTCTGATATTCAACACATTCTGCCTGCTTCTGAGTAGAAATCTATTGCATCTCTAACAGTCTTGATTTTCCTCTCAGAGTTATCATAAGAAAATGAGGACTCTAATTGTTTTGTCCTTTCTTCATTTTTAGAAAGCATTTGCTTATGCCGATGAAGATGAAGGCAGACCTGCAAATGATTGCCTCCTGATATATGATCATGAGGGGATAGGCACGCCCGTTGGTTCTGTTGGCTGTTGCAGTTTTATTGGGGATGATTTAGATGACACTTACCTGGATACACTGGGACCTAAGTTTAAGACCTTGGCAGAAATCTGCCTGGGTGTAGAAATTGAGccatttccagatccaaatgcaGTTTGGCCCAATCCTGAAGTTGACCTGAACCTGCCGCCACCTGGAACAACCATTGTTGTCAACACATCTTCAACTTTACCTATGCCTCCCCCAACTAGCACAAGGGTTATTACTGAAAATACCTATGCAACTACTTCGTCTGTACAGCCTCCCAGGCCTGTGCCTGAACCTGTGCTCCATGGTAATGTTGTGGTAACCGAGACATACACATCTGGGTCACCATTGAAACCTCCCACAATTAATGTTGATCCTTTGGTTGGATCAAATGTTGTGGTAACCGAAAGGGTGCTTGCTCCTGCCCCAGTTACCGATTTACATGGCATGATAGATATTCCTGAGCTACCAGATGGGGCAAATGTGGTGGTCACAGAAAGGGTCATCGCTCCAAATTCAAGGATACCTTCTTCCATGAGCATTCCTAATCTGGCCGAGGGGTCAAATGTTGTGGTGACAGAAAGAGTGATCCGACCTGCCACAAGTGTACAAGGCAGTTTAAGCATGCCTCCGGAATTATCAGGTGCACATAATGTGGTTGTTACAGAGAGAGTGGTGTCTGGGGCAGGAGTGACAGGTGGtgttggcaacatgggcatggcaTCTGGGGCAGGAATGAGTGGTGGTGGAGGTGTTGGGAGTCTGGGCCAAATGCTTGGTCCTGATAATCTCCTCAGCCAGACGATGGGATCTGCTTCCCCTGCTACATCTCGCAGAAGGGTAACAAAGTACAGCACTATACAGTATTCTAATCAATAAAACCACTCACAGAGATGTGCTGTTGCAAAACTATCATAGATTCTCCACCAAACAACATTTTGTGTATGGTTTATTTTTACATATAACGAACTGCACAAGGAGGTAAAATGAATTATTCTTTCCTGAAAAAGAATCATGTAAAGCTTCCCAGGTCCAAAAGGAAACACAGAGGAAGTGTCCACATAGGAAAACTCTGgtgcatgttttccccaaaatataaTTGGGCACAAAAAGTCTTTTGTACATAACTGtactcttccctctcccccccaaaaaatccagtATTATGTGTCATGGTAATATTGCTGAATGGTGAGAGTGAGGTACCATTTAAGTCCCCATTGCCGATCATCAAATATCAGAATAAGTCACCATTCTTTAGGACCTTCTGTTATGAACTCAAAGTTTTTCCAGGTAGCCACAGAATTATCATCTTGAACCTGAAACTCTTTATTAGTTCTGTCTTCAGTTTCACTGATGCAAAGCATTACAGCATATATTGCTCACTGTCCTTGTTATGGTGTTTATTCTACCGGATACATTGGCAAAAATATATAccaactggggggaaaaataacatTCTCAAACTAAGAGTGCAGTAATCCAGGAAAGATTAAAGGAGTAATATATTGTGACAGTAAATTTGAGTATTACGACGTTTCTCCCCAGACTTCTTCCCTAACAAATATGTACTTTTGCTATAACAGATGATCATTGCCTAAATGTTTGCTATTTTTTACATGCTGCTGCAAAACACGAAGGCTGAAGCCCTAAGTGGGATTActaggagtaagtcccactggAATCAGTGAGGTTTACATCTATGCAAATATAAATATAGTGGAGGAAGCATCAAATTGCACTACACAGATCTTTTGTAATTTTATTGCTTTCATGGAAGCTAAAAAATATGTAAAACTGGATCAATAAATCATGGGGGTAGGGGGAATACTATATTGGCCAGGACCCAAACATTCAGAATTTATGCCCATTTCATTGCAATGGTTTTAA
This sequence is a window from Pogona vitticeps strain Pit_001003342236 chromosome 4, PviZW2.1, whole genome shotgun sequence. Protein-coding genes within it:
- the LOC110077646 gene encoding desmoglein-4; translation: MDWLPYRTAAVLFILMVSLEFCIGTFHVEVKEWDENGVGRWKTYRRQKREWIKFAAAIREEEDNSRRNPIAKIRSDCEETQPLIYKITGEGVDQHPIGVFVINQRTGEINITKKVDREKNPIFIIMCHAINTITGQSIETKLELRIRVLDINDNAPQFTQTTFAGSIIESSMENTLVMKITATDADEPNTLNSKIAYKILSQTPGGPSKFILKSESGELHIANVLDREESGKYTLVVQATDRDGGPDGISSESLCQVTVEDVNDNFPTLSQSSYSITIVENSLSQEVLRIQATDLDLEFTDNWFADFFFIDGNENNNFEIILNRETNEGIVRVIKELDYEQASSLTLSIGVRNIAPFHSSVASQYQVRGTPLIVQVINIVEGPRFNPSSLTITASEGLTSEDILTYSAGTYQAIDLDTGKIATNVRYQMGRDPDALFRINPVSGDITFSKVIDRESIHVVNGVYKAEVLAICKDSPYTTATGTIELTIQDVNDNCPFVTNEIRRVCMDNPTVVITAKDLDDHPYGPPFKFTIVAQSDRGSWNIRMVNDTSAALFSNNIDFVIHEVQVKVFDNSGMSCERPLVVPLQACHCDRNGMCVNPATKRVRITIVGGGAVGGGGAGGGGAGGGGAGGGAAGGGGAGGGGAGGGGAGGGGAGGGGAGGGGAGGGGLGTGGGGGFGGGGLGGGGLGGGGLGGGGLGTGGGGTGEYGDGEGGGIGIGGGGTGGGWGGGGEIDDGRGTSYLPAPRERGSTALSGAAIFLIFLGGLIFVLVPILMSQSDCCGYCRSGPSGGVGAGFEPVPECTEGAIHSWGIEGAQPEDRDVSNICAPATTAIGGDYGDSSDIYHTKFGGGGGGVVSREETTGLGAVKGYGTTGTIGYDTATGYGTTGRTKETYGGTIKEYRESGVNMAFLDSYFSEKAFAYADEDEGRPANDCLLIYDHEGIGTPVGSVGCCSFIGDDLDDTYLDTLGPKFKTLAEICLGVEIEPFPDPNAVWPNPEVDLNLPPPGTTIVVNTSSTLPMPPPTSTRVITENTYATTSSVQPPRPVPEPVLHGNVVVTETYTSGSPLKPPTINVDPLVGSNVVVTERVLAPAPVTDLHGMIDIPELPDGANVVVTERVIAPNSRIPSSMSIPNLAEGSNVVVTERVIRPATSVQGSLSMPPELSGAHNVVVTERVVSGAGVTGGVGNMGMASGAGMSGGGGVGSLGQMLGPDNLLSQTMGSASPATSRRRVTKYSTIQYSNQ